TTGATGATTCGGTTAGCAAACTTTGGATTATTTTCAGTTACCCATGCTTCGATTCCAGAAGAATCAAAAATGGTCATGTTGGCTTTTTCAAAATCAATTGCTTGGCAGATAGGTTCGGTAACATCAACAAGGTTATTGAAAACTAATTGTAAGTCCGAAAGAAAGACTTGTTTAAAACGAGTGATTTTAGATGCATCAGGAACTTTGGTAAAGCCACAGAACTCACGAAGATGTCTGGAATACTTGAGAAAAACAAGAAGTAAGGAATCAGTCGGAATTGAAAAAATCCGCTGAATAATAAGTGCCCATAAAAAGGCATGCAAAGGGTATTTACGGGATCTACCCGTTGATGCATAGAAGTGATTCCGGAAGGAATCGGGAATAATTTCATCAAGATCGATGTTTGATTGAAGAAGTGACAGAAACTCAGGCTTGTCAGATTCATAAATTTCCTGACAATCTGAAAAAACATCTGCCAATGAAAGCTGATTACATGGTATAATAGCCATAAGATAACTCCTTTCAGGGTTTTGTTTAATTGTTTCTCGACAATTCAATTATAACATACCTGTGAGGAGTTATTCCATTTTAAACAGTAAAAAAGCCTGCAAAATCAAGGCTTATGGCGTTTTGCAAACGCCTAATATTGTATATCTTTGAGAGGAGACCAGGATGACTTCAAAAGAAAGAGTAATAATGGCATTAAGACATGAGGAGGCGGACAGGGTGCCGCTGGACATAGGTGGATTTAATAATACCTGCATGCATGAAGTAATTGAACGAGAAGTGAAGCAAAAACTAAACCTTGAGGATCACGGATACATGATCAAAGCAAGAAGTCAGGGTATTGTCGTACCGGATCAGAGTATTGTGGATTATTTTGGGGTGGATACCTGTTCGATTTATATCAACGAGACAAAACCGTGGACAGATAACGGAGACGGTACATTTACAGATATGTGGGGGATCGGCTACAGTATGAATCCTGACAATTATTATTATAACCGCATTAACCATCCGTTAGAAGATGCCGAAGAAATAGATGATCTGGATGATTATGTACTGCCGGAACCGACGCCGTATATGCTGGATGGCTTAAGCGAAAGACTGGATGAAAACAAAGATAAGTGCTGTATTCTGGAAGGATTGGAAGAGCCAATGTTTGGCATGCCCTCGTGGCTTCGAAGAAATGATAACTTTTATGCCGATCTTGTGGCCGATCCCGATTTGTGCGATGCATTACTTGGAAAACTTTTAGATTACTTTAAGAAAATGATTAAGTACATTATGGATCCGCTGGGTGATCGCATTGATATCGTAAAAGTCGCAGATGACCTGGGTGCGCAGAACGCATTGCTTCTCTCACCGGAGACCTACCGTGAGCGTATCAAACCGTTTCAGGCAGAACTATATCAATATATCAAAGGCAACTGGCACAAACCGATTATTCTACATTCATGTGGTGCAATTCGCCCGATCCTTGGCGATCTGATCGAGATTGGCGTCGATGCCATTAATCCGGTTCAGGTATCTGCTGCGGGTATGGTTCCAGCAGAATTGAAAGCAGAATTTGGTGGCAAGATCACATTCTGGGGAGGAGGATGCGATACACAGCATGTTTTAAATATGGGAACCCCGGATGATGTAAGGAGAATGGTTGAAGAAAACCTGAAAACTTTTAAACCAGGGGGCGGTTACGTATTCTGTCAGGTTCACAACATCCAGCCGGGGGTGCCGTACGACAACCTTATGACGATGTATGATACGTATTACAAATATTGTAAGTATTAAATTCAGACAAGGAGAATGATAATGGAAGGAACAATGATACAGCAGGTAATGACTGCGCCTAAAAAAATAGAGCTCAGAAGTGTTGCAATTCCAACACCGGGTCCGGAACAGGTTCTTATAAAAATTATGAAAATTGGTATCTGCGGAAGTGACATTCACGTATATCATGGTACACATCCGTTTACTTCATATCCGGTCACACAGGGGCATGAACTCAGTGCAAAGGTTGTGGAATTGGGCAGCAATGTGACCGGGTTGACGTTAGGACAGAAAGTCACGGTCGAACCGCAGGTTTTCTGCGGAACATGTTATCCATGTACGCATGGAAAATATAACCTGTGCGAAAATCTGAAAGTTATGGGGTTCCAGACTACAGGGGCTGCCAGTGAATATTTTGTCGTGGACGCTTCAAAGGTAACTCCGCTGCCGGAAAACCTCACCTATAATGAAGGTGCCATGATTGAACCGCTGGCGGTGACCGTGCATGCAGTCAGACGATTTGATCAAATCAAAGGTGCCAAGGTTGCGGTGCTCGGTGCCGGACCGATTGGTATTCTGCTGGCACAGGCGGCAAAGGGACTTGGTGCGGAGGGCGTCCTGATCACGGATATTTCAGATAAACGCCTGGAACTGGCAGGGAGTGTCGGCGTAGATTATACTGCAAATACCATGAATGTAGACTTCGGCAATGCGATGGCGGATGCTTTTGGACCGGATAAGGCGGATGTGATCTACGACTGTGCAGGAAATGATATTTCGATGGGACAGGCAATTAAATATGCCCGAAAGGGAAGTAAGATTGTTCTTGTTGCCGTATTTGGCAAAATTGCAGCGGTTGATCTGGCTGTACTGAATGACCATGAGCTTGATCTGGATACAAGCATGATGTATCGGCACGAGGATTATGAACTGGCAATAAGTCTGGTCAATGAAGGAAAGATCCAGTTGGAAGCGTTAATGTCCGGACATTTTGCTTTTCATGATTATTTAAGTGCCTATGAATATATTGACAACAACAGAGAATCTGCGATGAAAGTCCTGATCGATATTGATAATTCAGATGAATAGATATGGCAAAAGCAATTGTTCTTCGACTTCTATTTGCCTAATCTTCCATGTACATGATATGCTTAATAAAAAGCTTGTTAAAAGAAGGTGAACTTGGTGGAAAACATAACGATAAATACAATTGCCAAAAAAGCAAATGTGTCGAGAGGAACGGTAGACCGCGTATTAAATGGCAGGCCGGATGTGAGCGATAAGACCAGGAAAAGGGTTCTTGAAGTAATAAAAGAGCTGGAATATAGTCCCAATGTTGTAGCAAAAGCACTAAAATCTAAAAATAAAAAAATCCAGATAGGAATTATTGTATCTCCAAAAGAAAATCTTTTTGGCAGAGATATTCTGAAAGGGATATTATATGCTAAAGATGAGTGCGCTATCTATGGGGTAACGATTAATATCTATGAGATGAAGGGATTTGAAATTGACGCTCAACTTGCGCAAATTCAAAATGCCATTGAAGATCAGGTTAATGGAATTGCTTTGGCTCCGATGGAAGATACGAGCATTCGAAATATACTTAAAAGTATTGAGGATACGATTCCGATTGCCTTCTATAATACTGATATTGAAGGTGTAAACAGAATCTGCTATATCGGTCAGGATGGCAATGCATGCGGGCGTGTTGGGGGGCAATTATTGGGAATGCTTTCAGGCGGAAAGGGAGATACGGCTGTTTTGCTGGGTTATAAAATGATCCGGGCACATTTGCAGAGAGAAGATGGCTTTTCCGAGTATCTCAAAAAAGACTTGCCGGAGATGAGATTACTCGGGACATTTGAGACACGCGAAGTGGACAGGATTGTTTATGAAATTTGTGAAGACTTGTTTCAGAACAACGATATAAAAAATATATTTATGTCGGGCGGCGGTATTGATGGTCTGGGACAATTTTTGGTGGACCATAAACTGTCCGGTAAAGTGAATGTGGTTTGCACCGATTATATTTCAAGAACTGCGGAGTTGCTAAAAAATGATGTCATCCACTTTGCAATAGGGCAGCAGCCGTTTGAACAAGGCTATTATTCAATAAAGGTGTTATCAGATTATTTACTCTCGGGTACCAGACCGGGAAACAGTGAGTTGTATACAAATCTGGATATTCGTATTAAAGAAAATATTGACTGCTGTTTCAGCGAGGGCCTGCTGGCATCAAAATTATAATAACGGATAATGGATGGCTTTATGCAGGAGGCGAAAAAAACAGATATGAATAAATATTATGATGAGGGTATTCAGTATCTACAGGAAAAGTATCATATACCACTTATTTTGCTGACACTTGGGAAGGGTGGCAGCCGGGCATACTATAATGGAATAAAGATTAAGAGTGACGGTTTTGCGGTAAACGCAATTGAAACAACCGGTGCAGGATCGTTGGATAAATAATAAAACAATCAGCCCCCAAAGTCCTATTTCAAGGCACTTTGGGGGCATTTATTTGTGAGCCCTGCAGACACCATACAATGTAACCAATAGAAAACGGCGGAATAAAATGTATTAATAGCTAAGAAAGGAATATCTATCGTGTTAATAACGTCTGTTATCATAATTTGTGTTATTTTGATTATATTGGTGCTTGTTCTTACGATATGGAAGATTAGAAGCCGGCGCTTCCGCCCTGGCCCTGACATGCTGAAAAAGCAGATGGAATTGAATGCGGACCTTGAAGAAGCAGGGTTTGCATATGAGATAGACGGTGATTATTTTTATTCGCTGATGAACTGCTGGCAGAGGGAGGTCGGTTACTGCCGTCTCTACGATGAGGCAGCTCCTCTGTTTAATATGATCATGGACTGTGAACCCGTGACATTTTCCTACGGGGGAAAACGGTGGCTGATCGAACTTTGGAAGGGGCAGTACGGCATCACCACCGGAGGAGAAATTGGCGTATACAATACAGAACGTGAGGATATTGAGGATGATAAATTCAAGGGAACCTTTTATGAAAATATCAGCGATGATGAGAGACTCGGTCTTTCTTTTGTCTTGAAGAAAAACGGAAAAGCAATACTGCGCCGGAAAGATCTGCACTGGTGGCTGACCGGATTTAAGCTGGGAGAATTCTCGGAGCCGAACGCGCTTACCATGGATGCAGCTATAACATTTCCGGACCGTCAGATGAGAGATGCGTTTGCAGACAGTTTAATTAGGATTGGTTACAGCAGAAGTGAATTTTCGGTACGTATGAAAACAGTTTCGATTCATTATACGAAACCACATTCCCCTCAGACTGAATCCAGAAATAAGGTGAGGTCTGCAATCGTACAGAAAACAAACCACAGCAACTGTTATCTGTATGAGACAGCAACGAGGGAATATACACATACACTTGACAAGTTAGAATATATAAAGGCCATGGTGCCGGAACTGTATACACTGTTTATGGATTCTCTGTATGCGAAAGGAATATATGAAGCATTTGGATGGATAAAAGTCTGGCTGGGGCATAAAAAACCGGGCCCGGATCCCAAGCCGCCGTGCCCACCGGATCCGCCGTGTCCCCCCAAGCCGCCGTGCCCGCCGAAACCGCCGTGCCCACCATGTCCGCCGTGCCCGCCGAAACCGCCATGTCCACCGGATCCACCTAAACCACCGTGTCCGTCATGTCCGCCGTGCCCGACAGAACCTGAATGCGAACCGTGCAGGCCGACGCATCACTGCAGGCCTTGCCATCCCTGTGATCCATGCCTGCCAAGGCATGAACACAATGATTGCCGGCACATGTCAGCAGATGCCTGTGATGAGGCAGGGGAACAGCAGAGGGATGAGGACCGGACACGGGAAAACTCATGCTGCAATGGTAATGAAAAATGACATCGCTGCAGTGTGCGTCAACAAGATCGGTGAGGCTAAAACTTGACAAAGTATATGAACATGCAAAGGCAGTACCGTTTGATTCGCAGTCAAGACTTGTCATTATGAGTGACTGTCACAGAGGCCAGGGGAATGCGGCGGACAATTTCCTGGCAAATCAGGTGGTGTGCTTTGGAGCGCTGGAGTACTATTACCAGAATGGATTCACCTATATTGAATTGGGTGACGGTGATGAACTGTGGGAAAACAGGCAGTTAAAAATAATTGCTGAAGTCCACAGTGATATTTTCTGGATGTTATCTAAATTCTATGAACAGAAGAGACTTTATATGATCTACGGAAACCATGATATTGTAAAACGCCGAAAAGGTTATATGAACGAACACTGCAATTGTTATTACTGTGAATCCTCCCGCAGGGAACTGCCTCTTCTGCCGGGGATCAATGTTTTAGAAGGGTTAATCCTGCGCAGCGAGGATGGCACAGGGGAATTGTTTCTGGCACACGGACATCAGGGAGATCTTCTGAACGATACGCTCTGGCCGCTTGCCAGGTTTTTGGTACGCTATTTCTGGAAGAGGATGGAACTGATCGGTTTTTTAGATCCCACAGGTTCCGGAAGGCCCAGAAAGGCAAAAGAGCGGGTGGAAAAGAGACTCGTGTCATATACGAAGGAGCGAGGCAGGATTTTGATTGCGGGGCATACGCACAGGCCGGTGTTCTCACAGCCGGAGGAAGGGCTTTATTTCAACTCCGGAAGCTGTGTACATCCGCGGTGTATTACCTGTATAGAAATTGAAAACAATGAGATTTCTCTGATCAAATGGTCGGTACGCGCCGGGGAAGACAGGAAACTGAAGGTAGAACGGGAAGTTCTGGAGGGACCGGTATCCCTCGCCAGTTACGGCAGGAGCGAAAAACCCTAGAAGACCCCGGATACAGGCTTAACGCGGTGATGTTAAGCCTGTATTTTGAATTGTCTGAATTTTTAGATGCATTGACAGACTGGCATATTGAATTTATGAAGGTGGCAAAAAAATATTATCATGCGGATATGATTCTCTGGCATGATGATATGGGATCCCAGAGAGCCCCGTTCTTTTCACCAGAACTGTTTCGTGAGATATATCTTCCCTATTACAGGAGGATCACGAAGGCCTGTCATGATGAAGGAATGTTCATCGCACTGCACTCATGCGGAAATGTGGGACTTCATATTGAGAATTTTGCTGTCCTTCTGACCATAATACAGCATGACTGTTTCAAGCTTCAATCTGAGGAAATGAATGCCTGTTTTTAAATGTTGTCTTTTATATCGTTCTGCTTTATAATTGTGATAATGATTTGAATCATTAAAAAAGAAAAACGAGGTAAAGTATGGAGCTGAACAAAGAGACGCTTAAGAAACTGAGGGGGTTAATACTTTTTACGGCACTTCTGGTGGTAGTGCTGGTTAACTATAAAGCGGCATTCCGTCTGATCGGGCTGGGATTTAATATCCTGTTTCCGTTTATACTGGGCGGAGGCATGGCATTTATTATCAATGCGCCCATGCAGTTTTTTGAACGCCATCTTTTTGGCAATAAAAGAGTGAAAGATAAAAAGTGGGCCAGGAAGATGGCACGCCCGGTCAGTCTGCTGACCTCGCTTTTGCTGGTAGTGGCTGTCATACTGGTGGTTATTTTTATCGTAGCGCCGGAGCTGGGCAAGACTTTTGTGAGTCTTGGAAAAACAATATCTGATTTCATTCCGGAAATGCAGGATTGGGTAGAGGAATTGTTTAACGGAAATCCCGCGGTGGTTTCATGGGTGCAGGAACTGGAATTTGACTGGAATAAAATCATCTCCACGGCTGTTGATTTCCTGAAGAGCGGTGCGGGGGATGTGCTGAACTCTACGTACTCGATTGCAAAATCACTCATCAGCGGTCTGGCTACGTTCTTTATCGGATTTGTCTTTGCATGCTATATCGTACTGCAGAAGGAAAAACTGAGCGTTCAGGTGCAAAAGGTGCTCTATGCACTTCTGAAGGAGAAGACAGTTAAGCGGGTACTGCAGGTGTCAAGCCTCTGCTACCGGACATTTTTGAACTTCCTTACGGGTCAGTGCGTGGAAGCTGTGATCCTTGGGAGCATGTTCTTTGTCGTTATGAGTGTTCTGCAGTTCCCCTATGCACTGCTGGTGGGGATTCTGATCGCATTTACTGCATTGATACCGATCTTCGGGGCGTTTATCGGTTGCGTGATCGGGGCATTTTTGATTCTGATGGTCAGTCCGGTCAAGGCTTTGGCCTTTGTGATTATGTTCCTGATTCTTCAGCAGATTGAAGGGAATTTCATCTATCCTCATGTAGTCGGGAATTCCGTCGGACTTCCCTCAATCTGGGTCCTTGTGGCTGTATCCCTGGGCGGAAGCCTGATGGGGATTGCCGGCATGCTGATCTTTATCCCTGCGGCGTCGGTGGTGTATTCACTGTTCCGCGGATTTATTAACACCCGTCTGAAGCGAAAGAATATTACGATATCGCCCGAGTGAAATGTTTTTGATGGTGTCAGATAAAAAAGCAGAATATCACGGAACAGACAGGCAGGGAGCCCCTCAGGTCATTTTGACTTTTGGGGCTCCCTGTCTAAGCTATATTAGGAAACTTTTAAAGAAGTATAAGAGGCGTTATCCATGATCTCCCTGGCTTCCGTGAAGTCCAGATTCAATGCTTCGGCTACTCCGGCATAAGTACATCTTCCGGCGTAGGTATTGACTCCCTGATATAAACCCGCATCCAGCAGTGCGGCCTTTTCAAAGCCGTTTCTGGCGATCGACAGGCCGTGGCCAAGCGTCGTGCTTGTCAGAGCCAGTGTGGAAGTTCTTGGTACAGCTCCCGGCATATTGGCTACACAGTAGTGAACGATACCATCTACTTCAAAGATGGGATCTTCATGGGTTGTTGCGTGTGTTGTTTCAATGCATCCGCCCTGGTCTACAGCCACATCGACTACCACGGCACCTTTTTTCATCATTTTCAGATCCTCTTTTTTAACCAGTTTAGGAGCAGCACGGCCCGGAAGAAGAACAGCTCCGATGACAAGATCAGCATCGGCAAGCTCTGCCTGGATATTCGGGCCTGTGCTGTATAAAGTCTGGACTCTGCTTCCGAAAATGTCATCCAGATAGGCGAGACGGGAAGCGCTGACATCCAGAATGGAGACGTCTGCGCCCATGCCCACTGCAATTTTGCAGGCATTTGTTCCAACATTGCCGCCTCCCAGGATTACGATTTTCCCCTTTTTTACGCCTGGGACACCGGATAACAGGACACCGCAGCCGCCGAAAGTTTTTTCCAGATATTTTGCACCCTCCTGAATAGAAAGGCGGCCTGCAATCTCACTCATCGGCTGCAGACACGGCAATCCGCCTTTTGGTCCCACGATTGTTTCATATGCGATGGATTTCACTTCATTTTTTAATAACGCTTCTGTCAACGGGGCATCTGCCGCCAGATGCAGATACGTATAAAGAATTAAATCCTTGCGAAGATATTGATATTCACTGCTGATCGGTTCTTTTACTTTTACGATCATCTGAGCGCTGTTCCAGACGGATGCAGCATCGGGATAAATGTTGGCACCGGCTGCAATATATTCTTCATCAGTGAATCCGGAACCCGTCCCTGCATTTGTTTCGACGATTACCTGATTTCCATCCTGTACATAAGCCTTTACGCAGTTTGGGGTCAGTCCGACACGAAATTCGTTGTTTTTAATCTCTTTTACCAATCCTACAATCATCTTTGATACACTCCTTTTTCTTTATTATAATATGGTTTTGTTTTAAACTGCATAAGCTGTTCTCTATGAATCACTGGAGCTGCTTATGCAATTTATCATCTGCTAACATTATACTAGTATATTAGTATATAAATCAATAGAAAAAATGACCAGAAAAATTAAATTTATTTTATTCAACATAGACAAATAAAATATTTTGCTGGCTGGGTTATTGACAAATGTATTCTAATATATTAGTATGCATTTAAAGATATATTAATATATTACTCAGGTTTTAAAAGAAGGAAACCAAAAAGGATATTTATCAGACATGATAAAAATTTAAGAAAGAAGGGTGACTGCTATGACAAAGAAGCCGTACGAAGTATTAATGGAAAGAGTAAAAGAAAGCGACATTACACCGAACAACAAAGCAGGACTTATCGAGTTCCTGGAAAATGAGCATCCGGGCGATGTATTGTTTACGAAATGGACGAATCCTCCTATTATAGAGAATGCAAAAGGGAATAAAGTCTATGATGTGGACGGAAAAGAATATATCGACTGTATCGCAGGCATGTCCGCTATGAATATCGGCCACTGTGATCCGAGAATCGCAGAGACAATGAAGGATCAGTACCTGAACAGTCTCGATAACTGGTTTGATTTTCCGACACCGCAGAGATTAAAATTAGTACAGAGACTGATTGATATTACCCCCGGTGATTACAGAAAGAAAGTGCGCCTTGCTCTGAGCGGATCAGACGCAGTAGAAAATGCGATCCGTCTTGCGCGCTATCATACGAAGAAACAGACCATCGTATGTTTTTACGGAGGATACCACGGACAGAGCACGGCTACCATGGGACTCACCGGAGCCGGCAGCATGCACCGCTGGTATAACCCGATGCCGTCTGCTGACAACAACATCGAGCGCTTTCCGTATCCATACTGCTACCGCTGTCCATACGGCAAGGAAGAAGGCAGCTGCAATATGGAATGTGTAAAAGCGATTGACAACCTGATGGCATCCGGACAGACCAGCATGGGTAATCCGATGTCAGGCGTACAGAACGTGGCAGCTATGATCGTTGAACCTTGCCAGAGTTCCGCAGGATATATCGTACCTCCGGTAGAGTTTTTGGCTGAACTTAGAAAACTGGCGGATAAATACGGATTCCTTCTGATCTTTGATGAAATCCAGACTGGAATGGGAAGAACCGGAAAGATGTTTGCATGCGAACATTCAGGTGTCGCACCGGATCTACTGCTGATCGGAAAAGCTCTGGGAGCAGGCGTTCCTATGAGCGCAGTTGTCGGAAGAGCGGAAATCTTCGAAGACTGCGGCCCTGGATTCATCTGCAGTACATATGCAGGATACTCCCTGGGATGTGCCGTCGCCAATAAAGTGCTTGATATCTTTGAAGAAGATCAGCTGGTTGAACGCTGTGCAGCTGCCGGCAGATATGTAGAAGAAAAGCTGGCTGCTATCAAAGAAAAACATACGCTGGTTGGTTCCTACT
The Ruminococcus gauvreauii genome window above contains:
- a CDS encoding uroporphyrinogen decarboxylase family protein, with the protein product MTSKERVIMALRHEEADRVPLDIGGFNNTCMHEVIEREVKQKLNLEDHGYMIKARSQGIVVPDQSIVDYFGVDTCSIYINETKPWTDNGDGTFTDMWGIGYSMNPDNYYYNRINHPLEDAEEIDDLDDYVLPEPTPYMLDGLSERLDENKDKCCILEGLEEPMFGMPSWLRRNDNFYADLVADPDLCDALLGKLLDYFKKMIKYIMDPLGDRIDIVKVADDLGAQNALLLSPETYRERIKPFQAELYQYIKGNWHKPIILHSCGAIRPILGDLIEIGVDAINPVQVSAAGMVPAELKAEFGGKITFWGGGCDTQHVLNMGTPDDVRRMVEENLKTFKPGGGYVFCQVHNIQPGVPYDNLMTMYDTYYKYCKY
- a CDS encoding uroporphyrinogen decarboxylase family protein translates to MLSLYFELSEFLDALTDWHIEFMKVAKKYYHADMILWHDDMGSQRAPFFSPELFREIYLPYYRRITKACHDEGMFIALHSCGNVGLHIENFAVLLTIIQHDCFKLQSEEMNACF
- a CDS encoding LacI family DNA-binding transcriptional regulator, translated to MENITINTIAKKANVSRGTVDRVLNGRPDVSDKTRKRVLEVIKELEYSPNVVAKALKSKNKKIQIGIIVSPKENLFGRDILKGILYAKDECAIYGVTINIYEMKGFEIDAQLAQIQNAIEDQVNGIALAPMEDTSIRNILKSIEDTIPIAFYNTDIEGVNRICYIGQDGNACGRVGGQLLGMLSGGKGDTAVLLGYKMIRAHLQREDGFSEYLKKDLPEMRLLGTFETREVDRIVYEICEDLFQNNDIKNIFMSGGGIDGLGQFLVDHKLSGKVNVVCTDYISRTAELLKNDVIHFAIGQQPFEQGYYSIKVLSDYLLSGTRPGNSELYTNLDIRIKENIDCCFSEGLLASKL
- a CDS encoding aspartate aminotransferase family protein, with translation MTKKPYEVLMERVKESDITPNNKAGLIEFLENEHPGDVLFTKWTNPPIIENAKGNKVYDVDGKEYIDCIAGMSAMNIGHCDPRIAETMKDQYLNSLDNWFDFPTPQRLKLVQRLIDITPGDYRKKVRLALSGSDAVENAIRLARYHTKKQTIVCFYGGYHGQSTATMGLTGAGSMHRWYNPMPSADNNIERFPYPYCYRCPYGKEEGSCNMECVKAIDNLMASGQTSMGNPMSGVQNVAAMIVEPCQSSAGYIVPPVEFLAELRKLADKYGFLLIFDEIQTGMGRTGKMFACEHSGVAPDLLLIGKALGAGVPMSAVVGRAEIFEDCGPGFICSTYAGYSLGCAVANKVLDIFEEDQLVERCAAAGRYVEEKLAAIKEKHTLVGSYSIRGIFFGVEFVKDRDSKEPAIKETAELVDNMKESGLLAQLNGYYNNRISFIPPINVSDSDVDDIFNIFDAEITRIEEKFGYK
- the ald gene encoding alanine dehydrogenase, which produces MIVGLVKEIKNNEFRVGLTPNCVKAYVQDGNQVIVETNAGTGSGFTDEEYIAAGANIYPDAASVWNSAQMIVKVKEPISSEYQYLRKDLILYTYLHLAADAPLTEALLKNEVKSIAYETIVGPKGGLPCLQPMSEIAGRLSIQEGAKYLEKTFGGCGVLLSGVPGVKKGKIVILGGGNVGTNACKIAVGMGADVSILDVSASRLAYLDDIFGSRVQTLYSTGPNIQAELADADLVIGAVLLPGRAAPKLVKKEDLKMMKKGAVVVDVAVDQGGCIETTHATTHEDPIFEVDGIVHYCVANMPGAVPRTSTLALTSTTLGHGLSIARNGFEKAALLDAGLYQGVNTYAGRCTYAGVAEALNLDFTEAREIMDNASYTSLKVS
- a CDS encoding zinc-dependent alcohol dehydrogenase; translation: MIQQVMTAPKKIELRSVAIPTPGPEQVLIKIMKIGICGSDIHVYHGTHPFTSYPVTQGHELSAKVVELGSNVTGLTLGQKVTVEPQVFCGTCYPCTHGKYNLCENLKVMGFQTTGAASEYFVVDASKVTPLPENLTYNEGAMIEPLAVTVHAVRRFDQIKGAKVAVLGAGPIGILLAQAAKGLGAEGVLITDISDKRLELAGSVGVDYTANTMNVDFGNAMADAFGPDKADVIYDCAGNDISMGQAIKYARKGSKIVLVAVFGKIAAVDLAVLNDHELDLDTSMMYRHEDYELAISLVNEGKIQLEALMSGHFAFHDYLSAYEYIDNNRESAMKVLIDIDNSDE
- a CDS encoding AI-2E family transporter is translated as MELNKETLKKLRGLILFTALLVVVLVNYKAAFRLIGLGFNILFPFILGGGMAFIINAPMQFFERHLFGNKRVKDKKWARKMARPVSLLTSLLLVVAVILVVIFIVAPELGKTFVSLGKTISDFIPEMQDWVEELFNGNPAVVSWVQELEFDWNKIISTAVDFLKSGAGDVLNSTYSIAKSLISGLATFFIGFVFACYIVLQKEKLSVQVQKVLYALLKEKTVKRVLQVSSLCYRTFLNFLTGQCVEAVILGSMFFVVMSVLQFPYALLVGILIAFTALIPIFGAFIGCVIGAFLILMVSPVKALAFVIMFLILQQIEGNFIYPHVVGNSVGLPSIWVLVAVSLGGSLMGIAGMLIFIPAASVVYSLFRGFINTRLKRKNITISPE
- a CDS encoding metallophosphoesterase; the encoded protein is MTSLQCASTRSVRLKLDKVYEHAKAVPFDSQSRLVIMSDCHRGQGNAADNFLANQVVCFGALEYYYQNGFTYIELGDGDELWENRQLKIIAEVHSDIFWMLSKFYEQKRLYMIYGNHDIVKRRKGYMNEHCNCYYCESSRRELPLLPGINVLEGLILRSEDGTGELFLAHGHQGDLLNDTLWPLARFLVRYFWKRMELIGFLDPTGSGRPRKAKERVEKRLVSYTKERGRILIAGHTHRPVFSQPEEGLYFNSGSCVHPRCITCIEIENNEISLIKWSVRAGEDRKLKVEREVLEGPVSLASYGRSEKP
- a CDS encoding DUF4474 domain-containing protein, with the translated sequence MELNADLEEAGFAYEIDGDYFYSLMNCWQREVGYCRLYDEAAPLFNMIMDCEPVTFSYGGKRWLIELWKGQYGITTGGEIGVYNTEREDIEDDKFKGTFYENISDDERLGLSFVLKKNGKAILRRKDLHWWLTGFKLGEFSEPNALTMDAAITFPDRQMRDAFADSLIRIGYSRSEFSVRMKTVSIHYTKPHSPQTESRNKVRSAIVQKTNHSNCYLYETATREYTHTLDKLEYIKAMVPELYTLFMDSLYAKGIYEAFGWIKVWLGHKKPGPDPKPPCPPDPPCPPKPPCPPKPPCPPCPPCPPKPPCPPDPPKPPCPSCPPCPTEPECEPCRPTHHCRPCHPCDPCLPRHEHNDCRHMSADACDEAGEQQRDEDRTRENSCCNGNEK